The following is a genomic window from Longimicrobiaceae bacterium.
TGGTGGACGACGAGCCGCAGGTGCGCCGCGCGATCCGGAACGCGTTGCAAAGCGAGTCCGTGCGCGTGATCGAGGCTGCCACGGCGGGCGAGGGAATCGACTTGGCGGCGGCGGAGAGGCCGTCGCTGATCGTGCTGGACCTGGGGCTGCCGGACCGGCCCGGGATCCAGGTCTGCGCGGAGGTGCGGAAGTGGTCCACCGTGCCCATCGTCGTCCTCTCCGCACGGCACTCGGACCACGAGAAGGTGGAGCTGCTGGACGCGGGCGCGGACGACTACGTGACCAAGCCGTTCAACCCGGCGGAGCTGTGCGCTCGCGTCCGTGCCCAGCTTCGTCGCGCGCGGACCTCGTCCGATGGCCAGCCGGAGCTGCTGGCGTGCGGTGAGGTGGTGATCGACGTGGCGCGGCGGCGGCTGGAGCGCGCGGGCCAGGCCGTGCACCTCACGCCCATCGAGTGGGACCTGCTGCGCGCCTTCGTGCGGCAGCGCGGGCGGACGCTCACGCACGCGCAGCTCTTCCGCGCGGTGTGGAATCGCTCGGACGGCGACCCGCAGCAGTACCTGCGCGTGCACGTGGCCAACCTGCGCCGGAAGATCGAGGCCGACTCGCTGCGCCCGCGCCTGATCGTGACCGAGCCGGGCGTG
Proteins encoded in this region:
- a CDS encoding response regulator transcription factor; the encoded protein is VDDEPQVRRAIRNALQSESVRVIEAATAGEGIDLAAAERPSLIVLDLGLPDRPGIQVCAEVRKWSTVPIVVLSARHSDHEKVELLDAGADDYVTKPFNPAELCARVRAQLRRARTSSDGQPELLACGEVVIDVARRRLERAGQAVHLTPIEWDLLRAFVRQRGRTLTHAQLFRAVWNRSDGDPQQYLRVHVANLRRKIEADSLRPRLIVTEPGVGYRFEEPA